Genomic segment of Myxococcus stipitatus:
GGTGGAGGCGGGCTCGGGGATGGAGGCGCTGGCGAAGCTGCAACCCGGCGCGCGCTTCGACCTGGTGCTCATCGACCAGCAGATGCCGGGGCTGGACGGGCCGTCGTTGGCGTTCCGCATCCGGGAGCGGGAGGACCTCCAGAAAATTCCACTGCTGCTTTTGACGTCGACGGGACGTCGCGCGGCGCCACCGCCGGGGTTATTCTCCGCGGTCCTCTCTCGCCCGATGAAGGCCTCCCACCTCCACGACACCTTGGTGTCCTGCTTCTCCCAGGAAGTGGCTCCGGTGAACGCGGAGCCGCCGCCGCAGGGAGCGCTCGCGCCGAGAGAGCGTCCGGGAGACCGCGTCCCGCTGCGCATCCTGCTGGTGGAGGACAACCCCACCAACCAGCGGCTGGCGAGCCTGATGTTGGACCGGCTGGGCTATCAGGTGCAGGCGGCCTCCAACGGGCGCGAGGCGCTCGAGTGGTCCATGCGTCAGCGGTTCGACGTGGTGCTCATGGACCTGCAGATGCCGGAGATGGACGGGCTGGAGGCGACGCGACGGCTTCGTCGGGAGCTGCCGCCCAACGTGCAGCCGTGGGTCGTCGCGATGACGGCCAACGCGATGGACTCGGACCGGGAGCAGTGCTTCGAGGCGGGGATGGACGACTTCCTCTCCAAGCCGATCCGGGTGGAGTCGCTGACCGCCGCGCTGGTGCGGTGCCAGACCCCGCGTCCGGTGGGCGGCGCGCAGGCGCGTCCTTCTCGTGTCGAGCAGGACGAGGCTCCGCTCGACGAGGACCTGGTGCCGCTGTCGGCGCGCATCCCGGGCCTCAACCCAACGGCGCTGGCGCGGCTGTGGCGGGAGCTGGGCACCCAGGCGCCGAACATCCTCCCCGAGCTCATCGACACCGCGCTGCTCAGCATGCCCGTGCTGCTGGAGGACGCCTTCGCGGCGCTGCGGCAGGGGGTGCTGGACGACGTGAGCCGGGCGGCGCACACACTCAAGTCCAATGCGGCGTGGTTTGGCGTCTCGGCGCTGGAGGCGGTGTGCCGGGACATCGAGCTGCGCGCGGACGCGGGAGAACTCCACGGCCTGCGGGAGCGCCTGGACCGCTGCCGGGTGGAGCTGGAGACGGCGCGGGAGATGTTGTCGCGCCTGCGTGACAGCATGGGTGGGAGCGAGTCTCGAAGCTGAACCCCCGCCGCGATGCACATGGTCAGCCGGCTGGAGGACGTCCCGTCCCTGGCCGGCCGCGGTATCCCCTTGAGGTGGACGATGAGTGACTCTCGGATTCGAGGGCTGGAGGAGGTGGACCGCCTGTCGGTGCCCCTGCCTCATGGCACGGAAGTGACGACGCGCGTGGAGCGGCTCACCACGGGAGGCCGGCGCATCCCCCAGGGCGTGGTGGGGCGCGTGGTGCGAGCCCGGGATGGAGGGCTCGATATCCAGATTGTGGGCGTGGGGGAGGTGTGGTTCGCGCGCGAGGAGCTGGTGCCTCGGCGCCCGGGGCAGGTCCAGTTCGCCCGGCGTCGCGAGGCCGCGTGGCAGGCGCTGGGGCCGTGCGTCGTGCTGGAGACGCGCGTGGGCAGTCACGCCTGGGGCCTGGCGAACGCGCAGTCGGACGTGGACGTGCGAGGTGTCTTCGCGCTGCCGCTCCCGTGGACGCTGGGCCTGGTGGACCCTCCGATGGACCTGGTGAGCGCCGACGGCAGCACGACCTATTGGGAGGTGCGCAAGACGGTGGAGCAGGCGCTGCGGGCCGACCCGAACACGCTGGAGACGTTGTTCGTCCCGGGCGCGAAGGCGCTGGACGAGCTGGGGGAGTGGCTGCTGGCGGAGCGCGAGGCCTTCGTCTCGCAGGCCATCTTCGGCAGCTTCGGCCGGTATGCGATGAGCCAGCTCGACAAGCTCACGCGCAGCCAGCGGCTCGCGGAGCACCGCGACCTGCTCCTGGAGTGGCTGTGTGAAGACCCCACGCCGGACCTGGACGAGGTCGCGAGGCGGCTCGCGGCGGTGTCGCCCCGGCAGTCGCCCACGGAGCAGGACGCGCTCCTGGCGGCGAAGACCTATGTGAAGCAGCTCTACCGCTCGCTCTGGGACCAGGGACTGCTCACGGCCAACGACTTCGCGGCGCTCATCACGTATGCGCGAGGCGGTGGTCAGCGTCCGCCGTCGGCTCGCGAGCTGCGGCCGAAGAACGCCTACAACCTGCTGCGCCTGATTGCGACCGCCACGGGGTGGCTGCGCCACGGCGAGCCGGTGTTCGAGGCGTCGGGGACCTTGAAGGCGCGGTTGTTGGACATCAAGGCCGGGCAGGTGCCGCTCGAGGATGTGCTGCGGGACGCGGAGGCCATGGCGCCGGAGCTGGAGGCGGCGCGACGGGAGAGCAAGTTGCCGGAGCACCCCGACTATCCGCGGGCGGACCGGCTGTTGCGGCGCGTGGGCGAGGAAGTGGCGCGACGCTGGGTGTTGAAGGTGCCGGGTGCGCTGGGGCGCGAGGCGCCCGCGGCCCCGGAGACGGAGTGGAGGGACTCGGAATGAAGGGCACCTTGAAGGAGCACGAGCAGCGGGTCGCGGACCGCGTGCTCGACGAGGAGTCCGCGAAGCGAGAGCACCTGGTGGTGGCCTTGTCGGGCGCGCATGCGTATGGGTTTCCCTCGCCCGACAGCGACCTGGACCTGAAGTCCATTCACGTGGCGCCCACGGCCCTGCTCCTGGGCTTGCAGCCTCGGCAGCTCAACGCCGAGCGGCTCCAGGTGGTGGACGGCGTGGAGGTGGACTACTCGTCCAACGAGCTCCAACCTGTCCTCCAGGGACTCTTGCAGGGCAATGGCAACTACCTGGAGCGGTTGGTGGGGGCCATCCCCGTGCGAGTCTCTCCTGAGCTGGCGCCTCTCCAGCCGCTGGTGCGGGCCGTGATGTCCCAGCGGATGCACCGGCACTACCGGGGCTTCGCGCACGGACAGCTTCGCGAGTGGGAGAAGAGCGGCTTCCGCTCGGCGAAGAAGCTGCTCTATGTGCTCCGCACCACGCTGACCGGGACGCACCTGCTGCGCACCGGTGAGGTGGAGACGGATGTCACCGAGCTGCTGGATGCGAACGGGTTCTCGGAAGCCCACGAGCTGGTGGCGCAGAAGCAGCGCGGCGAGAAGAGCGAGCTGCCCGATGCGCTCAGCGAGAAGTGGCGCGCGGAGGTGTCTCGCTCCTTCGAGGTACTGGATGCCGCGCTGGCGGCGTCCGTGTTGCCCGAGGAGCCTCCCGCGTCGGCGGTTGATGCGCTGGAGGCGTGGATGCTGGACCTTCGGCGACGACGGTTCGGTTCGCCCTGAGCGCGAGTGTCAGGGCTCGGTGGGCGACAGGCGTGACCAGGAGCGGTTCTTGACCTTGAGCCAGGCCTGTTGCCGGTGGAGATAGGTGGCGCAGACTTGGCGCCACGTCCACACCTCGGGCTTCTTCCACCACTCGGAGGGAGGCTGGAGTCCCTTGTCGCGCAGGTTGCCGATGCCTCGGAAGCCGACGCCGTCGAGTCCGTAGGCGCTGTTGGACTCCAGCACGAGGACCTTATCCGTCGCGGGATGGTGGTCCACGATGAGGAAGGTATGGCCGGAGCGCCAAGGGGCACGCCATCCCTGGATGAGCGTCCAGGGATGCGGCGAGACATCCGGCGAAGGCGCGAGGAGGGCCATGTCGCTCTCGACGGCGGCGGTGACGGGCGAGAACAGGTCTTCCGAGGACGCAATCATCATCTGCCGGTGCCGGCGTGCGTCCCAGCTGAAGCTGTCGCCGTGGACGTCGGCGAAGGCCCTGACGGTGAGCGCCTCGACGAAGGTGCAGCAGTTGTTGAAGCTCGGGGGGCCCAGGGGGACCCGGATGCCGGGCAGCGTCCAGGGGTAGTACGCCTGGTCCAGGTCGTAGCGGAACTCGCTCATCCCCCCGAGCAGCGAGACCAGCTTCTCCTCGGGCACGGCCATGGGCTCGTCGCTGAATGACAACCTCACGGCGGGCGGCGGCTTCTCCTGGCTGGCGAGGGTGGCGTACTGCTGGGTGCGCCACCGGACACAAACCCAGGTGTCCAGCGCGCCCAGGGTGGGGACCTCCAGCCGGGCGTAGTCGCTGTCGGAACCCGCGGGGCCGGGGCGCTCTTCGAGCACGAAGTAGGTGCCCGGCTCGACGTAGCCCTCGAACTGCGCGTTCGTATCGGGGTCCACGAAACCCCGCATGCGGATGGGGAGCTTCGCGACACGATAGGTTTCGGCCACGCTGCGACCTCCAGAGATGTTGACTGGGTGTGAATGCTATCTCACCCCTGGGGAAGTCCGGCAGGACGTATCAAGGCTGGCGCGGGGGGTGTGCCCCGCCTGGTCCAACCCATGCTTGCTCATCCAGCTTCCTGGCATGGGAAGCGTAAAGACTGACAGCTTTCGTGGGTGCCTCTCACCCCCGCAACAGCTCCACCTGGAGCACGGTGTCCTTGGGGCGGTTTGTCCATTCCTGAAAGGATGTCTGGAAGGTCGCCACCGCCTCGGACAGCGGGCTTCCGGGAGTCCAGGAGAGTGCTCCCGCGTCCTGGGTCTGTCGCGTGTCCAGTCCCATGAAGAGCGCTTGCGGACCCTGGAGCGGACGGACACTGAGTCGGCGATCTCCCTCCAGTCGGTACACCAGGGCGGTGAGATGTCCGAGGACCCAGCCCATCGCGGCCTCGTGGGCTTCGGGCGTAGGCGCGTCGACGGAGAGCCTCAGCCGGGCCGGAAGGTCGCGTGCGGCGTCGACCGGCTGGAACAGCGGCTCCCACGCGCGCGGTGAGCTCGAAGCCCTCGCTTCGGCCACGAGCTCCCGGGCGCGCGTCAGCTCATCGCGCACGGTGCGGAACGTGGACCGAGACACATTGCGCGCCGTGTTTCGCGGCGGCTCCGCGGGCGCGATGACGGGCATCAGGTCGCGCCTCCCATCCGGACGATACCGAGCCGTCTCCGAGGTCAGGGCCACGGGCTGGGGCCAGGGCCAGGTGGCGAACGTGTGGAAGAAGTGTGCGAGCAGCTCCGCGTCGGACTTCACGGCGTCCGGAGCCCCGCGTGTGCAGGCCCAGGCGGCGAGCACCGTCCAGGACAGCCCGCCCAGGTAGCCGAGCGCATGCGAGTAGATGCCCCGCGCCTTGGCCCAGCGCTTCACCGCGCGAAGCAGGTTCCGGAAGCGCTCGTGGGTGGCTTCGTCGGCGCCGAGCACATCGAGGACCCCTTGCGAGTCCGCGACGCCCAGCACGGAGCGAAGCCCCGAGGTGTCGAGCTGGGGGCCATGCTGCGCGAGCAACGTCAGGGGCTCACAGGGCGCCACCCCTTCCGGGCGGCTCGCATAGGACACATCGAAGCTCACGCCGCCGAGCGACAACTTCACCAGCGGAATCGCGGCATCGGCCACGAACCGCGCGGAGCTCGCGGCCGCGGGAGCGGAGGTCGCGACCTCGCGCAGCAGGGCCTGGGCGAAGTCGTCTCGAGAGAGGCTCGATGGTCCGATGGCGACCGCGTCCACGTCGCTCCCCGCTTCGTCCGTGCCGAGCAGGTACGAGCCATAGGGATGCAAGGACGTCCCGACGCGCTCGCACAGTCCGCGCAGTTGCTCCACGGCCGAGGCGCGAGCCTCCCGTGACGCAGGCGTGTTCGTACTGGCGAGGGCCGCGCGAAGGGTGCTGTCTCCCTTCGTCGACGCCGGGGGCTGCTGGCGTGCCGCACGGCCCAACGGGATTCGCCGGATGACCTCGAACGGTGTGTCGCCCTTGCGTCGGATGAGACACACGTCGCCGATGGGGAAGGACAGCGCGCGCCATGTCCGGGCCCACGTCGCGAGCGTCTGCTCGAGGTCCACGTCCTTCGAGCGCGGAAGCTGTCCGACGGAGAGGTGAGGCGAGAAGCCGCGCTCGGGAGAGGCACACTCGGGGACCACCGCCGCGAGCTTCGCGTGCAGGGCCGCCAAGGCACCCCGAGGCTCGTCATCGGGGCGAAGCCACGCCGTGGCGTTGGCGCGATGCTCGAAGTGCCCGAACGTGGAGAGCGTCACCTCGAAGGGCTCGATGTCCCGGAGGGCCTCCTCGAAGAGCGCCGCGACGGTGTCGAAGTCCTCTTCCGGGAGGAACGGGTAGAGCAGGGTGACATGTGGCATCCACCGCTCGAACTTCGCGTCGTGCTTCTTTCGCAGGGCCTGGATGGGAGGCCACGCGCTCTCGGGGGGAATGAGCACCACGGCCGTCTGGTGGACGAGTCGCGCCGTGCCTCGGGCGGAATCCGTCTCCGCGACGGAGCCCCGACGCAGCACGCAGCGAATCCCGAAGTGGTCCGAGGCGAACAGCGGCTCACCCGACGGCCCGGGTCCACCAGGGAGGGGTGCTTCGCCGAAGAGCTCGATGGCCTGGGGCACCAGCCGGCCGGAGGCGGACTTCACGAGCACCCGGTCCAGCCGCTGAAGCCGACCCGACGTGGTCGTGAGGGCGGCCAGCGAGTTGAGCTGAGGGTTGTAGGTCTCTCCCAGCTCCATGGGCCGCAACATCGGCCAGGCGTCCACGAACCCGGCTCGAGCGAAGGACTCTGCCTCCGAGGACGACTCGCCCAGGTTGAAGTCTCCCGCCAGCACGAGGTCGGGGGGACGGCCTTCTTCCGAGGCTCCGAGCGCGAGCGCCCAGTCGAGAATCGCTTGCACCTGGACAGCCCGGGCCGCGGCTCCCGATGCATCGCGGTTGCTCGTCAGGTGCGGCGTCGCCACCCACAGCGTTCCGTCCGCCACGCGCAGCTCACCCGCGATGAGGCGCTTGTCCCGGGAGAACACCCGCTGGACCAGCGAGGAGAAGGGAACTCGCGACAGGAGCACCTGTCCGTAGGTGGCCACGGTGCTCGCCTCGGGCCCATCGGACAGCCAGTAGTGTTCGCGAACCCAGGGCTCGGCGAGCAGGGCACGCAGGAAGGGCGCGGTGACTTCCTGGAGCGCGATGACGTCCGCGTCCGTCTCACGGAGCAGGGCCAGCGCGGCGGGAATCCGGCGGGCCGTGTCGAGCAGCTCCGCGTCATACAGGTCGAACAACACGTTGAACGTGACGACCGTGAGCTGCTCGCGCGCCGGAGGCTTCGTGCTCGGCGCCACGGCTGTCACCCACGCTTCGGCGTGTGCGTCGAAGCGGTGGGCGGGAAGGGAGGTGAAGGCCGCGGGAGCGCGGCGTGGCGCGGGGGCGGGCGGGTCCTCGGAGGGCGCGGGGTGACTGAGCCGGTCGATGCGCTCCTTGCGGTCCCACACCACCTCGCGCCCGCGCTTGAAGTACCAGACGCGGTGCCACGGAAGCTCCCCGTCGGGGACGAAGGCCTCGAAGGGCATCTCCTCCATCGTTTCGCCGTGCGCGTCGTAGCCAATCACAAACTCGCGAGCGTCCAGGCGCGGGTCCCACCGGATGCGGTGGTACACCTCGCGGCTCGTCGTGAAGCGTTCGTTGGACATGGCGGCGACTCACGGATGAAGAGGGAAGGGAACCTCACGCCACAGCCCGCCCAGCGTCACCGGACGGGCCCATGCGCGGTGGGCGGCACACCTGACGCCGCGCCCTCCGGGCGGCTGACATTCTGCTCGCGTCAGGAAGGGCTGACGCCCGCCACCAGGTAGAAGCGGAACTCCCCCGAGTTGACCCCGTAGGCCGCGTCCACGCCCACCAGCGGCAGGACGATGTTGCGCAAGTACAAGCGCAGCCCCGCGCCCAGGCCCTGGGCCAGCGTGGAGCCCTTCAGTCCGCTCTGGCTGTCTGGCAGGTAACCGCGCACCACGCGCCCGTTGACGTCCCGCAGGACACCGTCGTCGGGCAGGTCCCTCCACGCCATCAACCCGGTGTCGGAGAAGCCCACGCCCCGGAAGGACAGCGAGCGGATGGTGAAGAGGGGGAAGTGATACTCGGCGGTGAAGGACAGGCGCGTGTCGCCTCGGAACTGTCGGTGGACGAAGCCGCGCAGCGAGTTGCCGCCGAGCACCAGCTCCTGATGGAAGGGCAGGTCCACGCCCGCCGAGGCCTCCGCGCGCAGCACCAGGTTGTGCTCGTCGAACAGCCGCAGGCCCTGGCGGTACAGCAACCCGTAGCGGCGGTAGCGGAAGTCGCTCCACACGCCGGGATTCGACACCTCGTACGACGCCTCCAGGTTGAGGCCCTCCATCACCGCGTGGAGGTTCTGCCGCGTGTCGATTCCCACCATCAACCGCAGCGAGGCATCGCGCTGCGCGGGGCCCAGCGAGAACGCGGGGGTGGTGACCTCCTCCTTGGGGTCCGGGGACTTCGCGTCGATGGTCATCAGCCGGTACTTCACCGCCGCGCGCACGCGCTCGAAGAGCATCACCCCGAACTCCGTGGCGATGGACGCGGAGTTGAGCCGCGTGCGGCGCACCACCTCCGGGTCCTCCTGCCCCGCGCCGGGGTCGTACTCGTCCACGCGGTCGCTGCGCAGCTGCCCCTCCACGCTCAGCCGGAGCTGCGGCTGACCGAAGAGGTTCGGGTCCAGATAGCCCGCGAACACGCCGCTCTCCGCCGTGCTCACCTGCACCGCGGTGCCGAACTTCTTGGACCGGCCCCAGAGGTTGTTCTCCGCATACAGCAGGCCGCCGCCCACGTTCGCGGAGGACAGCGCGAAGGTGGGCGCCACCACCCACGACGCCTTGTCCTCCACTTCGAGGACGAGGCGCACGCGGTTGGGGCCCGTGGGCTCGGTGCGCACCTTCACTTCCTGGAAGAGGCCGGTGGCCAGCAGGCGGCGCTCCACCTTGTCCAGCTCCTCGAAGGTGAGCTCGTCTCCCGGGTCGATGCGGGAGTACGCCTGCACCGTTGCCGGGAGCGTCTTCTCCGGGCCTCGCACCACCACTTCATCCACGACGGTGCCGGGAGCCTGTGCCGCCGCTCGCCCCGCCAGCAGGGTGAGGGCCAGGCTCGCGCACCACTTCGCCATCCGTCCGCGCATGTCTCTTCGCACTTCCATGACCAGGCTGGAGCCCCCGGCCAGGGCTCACGGAGACGCACCCTACCTTCCCAGGGCGCCGGGGGGCAGCGCCGGACGAAGGACTCTTCGCCGGGCCCCCTGTCTCCCCCCGCTCGGAGGACAGGGGGAACGGAGGCGCGGGGGCCTTCTTCGGGACCATTGCCCGCGAAGTGTGGGCTCACCAACGTTCCGTGACACGACGGCTGGAGAGTGATGCATGGCGGAGCCCTCCTCGCAGCGGAGCAGCACGCACGCCCTTCCGGGGAGCCGCTTCCTCCCCTTCTTGTCCTGGCTCCCTCAGTGGCGCCCCAGCTCGCTCAAGCGAGACCTCGTGGCCGCCCTCACCGTGACGGCCCTCCAGATTCCGGAGGCCATGGCCTACTCGGAGCTTGCGGGGGTCCCTCCGCAGGCGGCGTTCTACGCGGGCCCCGTGGCCCTGGTGCTCTACGCCCTGTTCGGCTCCTCGCGGCAGCTCGTCGTCGCCATCTCCGCGACCGTGGCCGTGCTCTCCGCGTCGACGGTGGCGGGCCTCGCGCCCGCGGGCAGCGCGCGCTTCATCGCGCTCACGGCCGCGCTCGCGATGCTCGCGGGCGTCATCTCCATCCTCGCCGGAGTGCTCAAGCTCGGGCGCATCGCGCAGTTCTTCTCTGAATCGGTGCTGACGGGCTTCGTCTTCGGGCTCGCGCTCGTCATCGCCATCAAGCAGGCCCCCAAGCTGCTCGGCCTCGAAGCCGGGAGCGGCAACTTCTTCGAGCGACTGTGGCACCTGGTGAGCCACCTCTCCCAGACGCAGCCGCTCACGCTGGTCGTCGGCGGCGTGAGCCTCGGCATCCTGCTGGTCCTGGGGAGATGGGTGCCGCGGCTGCCCGCGTCCCTCGTCGTACTCATCCTGGGGACGGCGGGCGTCGGGCTGCTGGGGCTCCAGAGTCACGGCGTGAAGGTGGTGGGCAACATCCCCTCGGGGCTCTCGGGGCCGGCGATACCCGACGTCGGCCTGGGGGACCTGCTGAAGCTGCTGCCGGGCGCTTGTGGCATCGCGCTGGTGGCCTTCGCGGAGGCCATCGGTCCCGCACGAGTCCTGGCGACGAAGCACCGCTATGAAGTGGATGCGAACCAGGAGCTCATCGGCCTGGGCGCCGCCAACCTGGGCGCGGGCCTCTTCCGAGGTCTCTCTGTCGGGTGCAGCCTGTCGAAGTCGGGCGCCAACGACGCCGCGGGAGCCCGGACCCAGATGCCCGGCCTGCTCGCCGCGGGCCTGCTCGCGCTGGTGGCGCTCTTCTTCACGCCGCTGTTCCGCACGCTGCCGGAGGCCACGCTCGCCGCCATCGTGGTCATGGCCACCGTCGGCATGATGGACGTGAAGGAGATGCGCCGCCTGTTCAAGCTGCGCCGCACGGACTTCCTGCTGGCCGCTGGCGCGATGCTGAGCGTGCTGGTGCTCGAGGTCCTCCCCGGCTTGCTCGTCTCGGTGGGCCTCTCCGTGGCCTTCCTCGTGTGGCGGGCGAGCCAGCCCCGCCTGTCGGAGCTGGGCCGCACGCCGGGCACCCTGGACTTCACCGACGTGCGCCGCACGCCCACGCCCGTGACGCTCCCCGGGCTGATGGTGCTCCGTCCCAACGAGGGCATCTTCTTCGCCAACGCCACGTCGCTGCGGGACGCCGTCATCCATCAGGTCGATGGCGCGAAGTCTCCGGTCCACGCGGTGCTGTTGGATCTGGAGGTGACGTCGGACCTGGACGTCCCGGGCGCGGACATGCTCGCCGAGCTCAAGGAGTCACTCGCGCATCGCGGTGTCACATTGATGCTCTCACGCGTGCTCGCGCAGACCCAGTCGCTCCTGGACCGCACGGGTGTCACCAGGAAGCTCGGCGCGGACAACATCCATCCGCAGACATTGAATGGTGTCATCGAGTATCTCGCCCACCGCACCCATCATTCGCGGGGGGAGTGGGGGCTCATCCGGGATGGCCTCCATCGCCTGAGCGAGCTCGTGGAGGAGGCTCACACGGCGGCCGAGGACACGGACGAGCGCCGTCGGCTGGAGCGGCTGCGCGGCACCCTGGCGCGGCTCGAGGAGGACGAGCACCGCCCGCACTGACCACAAGGCCCGGGACTTCTGGTATGCCTTCGTGAAGAAGGCCCCGGCCGGTTCCGGGGGACCGTTCTCATGCCTGGTCTCTTTCGTCTGCTCCGGCGTCGGCGCCTGCTTCGCCGGCCCTTCCCATCCGAGTGGCTCGGCCATCTCGACGCGCGCGTCCCGTTCTTCGCCACGCTGTCGCCCGCGCTGCGACAGACCTTCCTCGACAAGCTGAAGGTCTTCGCCTGGGAGAAGGAGTTCATCGGGGCGGGTGGGCTTGAAATCACCGACGAGATTCGCGTGGTGGTGTCCGCGACCGCGGTGCAGCTCGTGGTGCACCTGGACCTGGCCTATTACGACCGGCTGCGGGAGATCATCGTCTACCCGGACGCCTTCCTGCTGCCGGACCGCACGGGCGTGGTGCTGGGCGAGGCGAAGAACTGGGGCAGCGTCATCCTCTCCTGGGCGGCGGTGCTCTCGGGGCTGAGCAATCCCACGGACGGACACGACACCGCCACGCACGAGTTCGCGCATGTCCTGGACCGGGCGGACGGGGCCTTCGACGGAACTCCCAAGCTGCGCAGCTATTCGCACTACCGGGCCTGGGCCTCGGTGATGAGCGAGCACTTCCACGGGCTCCAGTCGGGCCGGGCCGTGGAGCGCCGGGTGCTGGATGACTACGGGGCCGTCAACGAGGCGGAGTTCTTCGCGGTGGCCTCCGAGTCCTTCTTCGAACGGCCGGCTCGGATGCGCGAGAAGACCCCTGATTTGTATGAGGAACTGAAGCGTTTCTACGGCTGGGACCCCGCTTCGGGCACTTGAGCCCGAGCATCGCGCCCCGCGCTGTGGTACGGGCCGTATCCAGCAGCCTCCTGAGGAGAGCCCCTGCATGACCGTGTCCGTTGCGCCCTCGGTGTCCATGTTCGTCGAGTTGGAGCGCGAGGCCTGGCGCGCGCTTCGGGCCTCCACGCCGATGACACTCACGGCGGAGGACCTCGACGGCCTGCGAGGGTTGGGCGAGCAGATGGACCTGAACGAAGTGGCGGATGTGTATCTGCCGCTGTCTCGGTTGCTCAACCTCCAGGTCGCCGCCGCGCAGCGGCTGTGGGCCGAGCAGCAGGCCTTCCTCGGCGGCAGCGCCCGCAAGGTGCCCTTCATCATCGCCATC
This window contains:
- a CDS encoding SulP family inorganic anion transporter; its protein translation is MAEPSSQRSSTHALPGSRFLPFLSWLPQWRPSSLKRDLVAALTVTALQIPEAMAYSELAGVPPQAAFYAGPVALVLYALFGSSRQLVVAISATVAVLSASTVAGLAPAGSARFIALTAALAMLAGVISILAGVLKLGRIAQFFSESVLTGFVFGLALVIAIKQAPKLLGLEAGSGNFFERLWHLVSHLSQTQPLTLVVGGVSLGILLVLGRWVPRLPASLVVLILGTAGVGLLGLQSHGVKVVGNIPSGLSGPAIPDVGLGDLLKLLPGACGIALVAFAEAIGPARVLATKHRYEVDANQELIGLGAANLGAGLFRGLSVGCSLSKSGANDAAGARTQMPGLLAAGLLALVALFFTPLFRTLPEATLAAIVVMATVGMMDVKEMRRLFKLRRTDFLLAAGAMLSVLVLEVLPGLLVSVGLSVAFLVWRASQPRLSELGRTPGTLDFTDVRRTPTPVTLPGLMVLRPNEGIFFANATSLRDAVIHQVDGAKSPVHAVLLDLEVTSDLDVPGADMLAELKESLAHRGVTLMLSRVLAQTQSLLDRTGVTRKLGADNIHPQTLNGVIEYLAHRTHHSRGEWGLIRDGLHRLSELVEEAHTAAEDTDERRRLERLRGTLARLEEDEHRPH
- a CDS encoding nucleotidyltransferase domain-containing protein, encoding MKGTLKEHEQRVADRVLDEESAKREHLVVALSGAHAYGFPSPDSDLDLKSIHVAPTALLLGLQPRQLNAERLQVVDGVEVDYSSNELQPVLQGLLQGNGNYLERLVGAIPVRVSPELAPLQPLVRAVMSQRMHRHYRGFAHGQLREWEKSGFRSAKKLLYVLRTTLTGTHLLRTGEVETDVTELLDANGFSEAHELVAQKQRGEKSELPDALSEKWRAEVSRSFEVLDAALAASVLPEEPPASAVDALEAWMLDLRRRRFGSP
- a CDS encoding DNA polymerase beta superfamily protein — its product is MSDSRIRGLEEVDRLSVPLPHGTEVTTRVERLTTGGRRIPQGVVGRVVRARDGGLDIQIVGVGEVWFAREELVPRRPGQVQFARRREAAWQALGPCVVLETRVGSHAWGLANAQSDVDVRGVFALPLPWTLGLVDPPMDLVSADGSTTYWEVRKTVEQALRADPNTLETLFVPGAKALDELGEWLLAEREAFVSQAIFGSFGRYAMSQLDKLTRSQRLAEHRDLLLEWLCEDPTPDLDEVARRLAAVSPRQSPTEQDALLAAKTYVKQLYRSLWDQGLLTANDFAALITYARGGGQRPPSARELRPKNAYNLLRLIATATGWLRHGEPVFEASGTLKARLLDIKAGQVPLEDVLRDAEAMAPELEAARRESKLPEHPDYPRADRLLRRVGEEVARRWVLKVPGALGREAPAAPETEWRDSE
- a CDS encoding BamA/TamA family outer membrane protein produces the protein MRGRMAKWCASLALTLLAGRAAAQAPGTVVDEVVVRGPEKTLPATVQAYSRIDPGDELTFEELDKVERRLLATGLFQEVKVRTEPTGPNRVRLVLEVEDKASWVVAPTFALSSANVGGGLLYAENNLWGRSKKFGTAVQVSTAESGVFAGYLDPNLFGQPQLRLSVEGQLRSDRVDEYDPGAGQEDPEVVRRTRLNSASIATEFGVMLFERVRAAVKYRLMTIDAKSPDPKEEVTTPAFSLGPAQRDASLRLMVGIDTRQNLHAVMEGLNLEASYEVSNPGVWSDFRYRRYGLLYRQGLRLFDEHNLVLRAEASAGVDLPFHQELVLGGNSLRGFVHRQFRGDTRLSFTAEYHFPLFTIRSLSFRGVGFSDTGLMAWRDLPDDGVLRDVNGRVVRGYLPDSQSGLKGSTLAQGLGAGLRLYLRNIVLPLVGVDAAYGVNSGEFRFYLVAGVSPS
- a CDS encoding poly(A) polymerase, whose amino-acid sequence is MSNERFTTSREVYHRIRWDPRLDAREFVIGYDAHGETMEEMPFEAFVPDGELPWHRVWYFKRGREVVWDRKERIDRLSHPAPSEDPPAPAPRRAPAAFTSLPAHRFDAHAEAWVTAVAPSTKPPAREQLTVVTFNVLFDLYDAELLDTARRIPAALALLRETDADVIALQEVTAPFLRALLAEPWVREHYWLSDGPEASTVATYGQVLLSRVPFSSLVQRVFSRDKRLIAGELRVADGTLWVATPHLTSNRDASGAAARAVQVQAILDWALALGASEEGRPPDLVLAGDFNLGESSSEAESFARAGFVDAWPMLRPMELGETYNPQLNSLAALTTTSGRLQRLDRVLVKSASGRLVPQAIELFGEAPLPGGPGPSGEPLFASDHFGIRCVLRRGSVAETDSARGTARLVHQTAVVLIPPESAWPPIQALRKKHDAKFERWMPHVTLLYPFLPEEDFDTVAALFEEALRDIEPFEVTLSTFGHFEHRANATAWLRPDDEPRGALAALHAKLAAVVPECASPERGFSPHLSVGQLPRSKDVDLEQTLATWARTWRALSFPIGDVCLIRRKGDTPFEVIRRIPLGRAARQQPPASTKGDSTLRAALASTNTPASREARASAVEQLRGLCERVGTSLHPYGSYLLGTDEAGSDVDAVAIGPSSLSRDDFAQALLREVATSAPAAASSARFVADAAIPLVKLSLGGVSFDVSYASRPEGVAPCEPLTLLAQHGPQLDTSGLRSVLGVADSQGVLDVLGADEATHERFRNLLRAVKRWAKARGIYSHALGYLGGLSWTVLAAWACTRGAPDAVKSDAELLAHFFHTFATWPWPQPVALTSETARYRPDGRRDLMPVIAPAEPPRNTARNVSRSTFRTVRDELTRARELVAEARASSSPRAWEPLFQPVDAARDLPARLRLSVDAPTPEAHEAAMGWVLGHLTALVYRLEGDRRLSVRPLQGPQALFMGLDTRQTQDAGALSWTPGSPLSEAVATFQTSFQEWTNRPKDTVLQVELLRG
- a CDS encoding M90 family metallopeptidase, whose protein sequence is MPGLFRLLRRRRLLRRPFPSEWLGHLDARVPFFATLSPALRQTFLDKLKVFAWEKEFIGAGGLEITDEIRVVVSATAVQLVVHLDLAYYDRLREIIVYPDAFLLPDRTGVVLGEAKNWGSVILSWAAVLSGLSNPTDGHDTATHEFAHVLDRADGAFDGTPKLRSYSHYRAWASVMSEHFHGLQSGRAVERRVLDDYGAVNEAEFFAVASESFFERPARMREKTPDLYEELKRFYGWDPASGT